In Polyodon spathula isolate WHYD16114869_AA chromosome 11, ASM1765450v1, whole genome shotgun sequence, one genomic interval encodes:
- the LOC121322663 gene encoding transcription factor 15, whose amino-acid sequence MEEMFFDFDQDPTSDFAFWGQMDPNFQFQPQLDNILLDCHSLTGQLSPWSSFACQSVFPDAQLTITDLDSQPLQLESAELDSSLAADEAQEINNRIQCGLVPNHPYKVQRHAANIRERKRMLSINSAFEELRSYVPTFPYEKRLSKIDTLRLAIAYIALLREILLSGCDPKSYVDECMKNGYKNQTNAIWNTSDLTARLSWVKWD is encoded by the exons ATGGAAGAGATGTTTTTTGACTTTGACCAAGACCCTACATCAGACTTTGCCTTTTGGGGGCAAATGGACCCAAATTTCCAGTTCCAGCCTCAGTTAGACAATATACTCTTGGACTGCCACTCCTTGACGGGACAGTTGTCCCCATGGTCATCCTTTGCGTGCCAGTCCGTGTTCCCCGACGCCCAGCTCACTATTACTGATCTAGATTCTCAACCCCTGCAGTTAGAAAGTGCTGAACTGGACAGCTCCTTAGCGGCGGACGAGGCTCAAGAGATCAACAACAGGATACAGTGTGGACTGGTACCGAACCATCCCTACAAGGTTCAGCGACACGCCGCCAACATCAGGGAAAGGAAACGAATGCTGAGCATTAATTCTGCTTTTGAGGAGCTCCGGTCCTATGTGCCTACATTTCCTTATGAGAAACGACTTTCCAAGATTGACACGTTGAGATTGGCTATTGCTTATATTGCACTGCTTAGGGAAATCTTGCTGTCGGGTTGCGACCCCAAGTCTTACGTGGACGAATGCATGAAAAACGGTTATAAAAACCAGACCAACGCAATCTGGAATACCAGTG ATCTGACAGCACGCCTTTCTTGGGTAAAGTGGGATTAA